In one Pangasianodon hypophthalmus isolate fPanHyp1 chromosome 22, fPanHyp1.pri, whole genome shotgun sequence genomic region, the following are encoded:
- the LOC128317184 gene encoding delta-actitoxin-Amc1a-like, translated as MLFINLTVSITPSSPSRRHLYHTVVSITPSSPSCCRVHHAVVSITPSSPSRRRLHHAVISIILSSPSRCRVHHAVVSIMLSCSSRRRLHHAVVSITPSSLSYCRLHHTVVSIILSSPSRRRVHHAVVSITPSSPSRRRVHHAVVSITPSSPSRRRLHHAVVFITPSSPSRCRLHHAVVSITVAFTPDTNTTQQIHE; from the coding sequence atgttatttataaacCTGACCGTCTCCATCACGCCGTCGTCTCCATCACGCCGTCATCTCTATCATACTGTCGTCTCCATCACGCCGTCGTCTCCATCATGCTGTCGTGTTCATCACGCCGTCGTCTCCATCACGCCGTCGTCTCCATCACGCCGTCGTCTCCATCACGCCGTCATCTCTATCATACTGTCGTCTCCATCACGCTGTCGTGTTCATCACGCCGTCGTCTCCATCATGCTGTCGTGTTCATCACGCCGTCGTCTCCATCACGCCGTCGTCTCCATCACGCCGTCATCTCTATCATACTGTCGTCTCCATCATACTGTCGTCTCCATCATACTGTCGTCTCCATCACGCCGTCGTGTTCATCACGCCGTCGTCTCCATCACGCCGTCGTCTCCATCACGCCGTCGTGTCCATCACGCCGTCGTGTCCATCACGCCGTCGTCTCCATCACGCCGTCGTCTCCATCACGCCGTCGTGTTCATCACGCCGTCATCTCCATCACGCTGTCGTCTCCATCATGCTGTCGTCTCCATCACAGTGGCCTTTACACCGGACACTAACACCACGCAGCAGATACATGAGTGA
- the wdtc1 gene encoding LOW QUALITY PROTEIN: WD and tetratricopeptide repeats protein 1 (The sequence of the model RefSeq protein was modified relative to this genomic sequence to represent the inferred CDS: inserted 1 base in 1 codon) encodes MSQRNIAADLLNRQIRENRALSFQRHYHVTDPLIKRLGLEAELQGHSGCVNCLEWNEKGDVLASGSDDQHVMVWDPLRHRKLLSMHTGHAANIFSVKFLPHSGDRILVTGAADTKVHVHDVTVKETIHMFSDHTNRVKRIATAPMWPNTFWSAAEDGVIRQYDLRESSKRSDVLIDLTEYCGQLVEAKCLAVNPRDNNYLAVGANGPFVRLYDIRMIHNHRKSLSQSAGVHTFCDKQKPIPDGAGQYYVAGHLPVKLXDYNNRLRVLVATYVTFSPDGTELLVNMGGEQVYLFDLTFKQRPYTFLLPKKCHSSSEVQNGKTTNGVSNGLHLPANCLKLANNKPSSELPPYLERIKQQANDAFARQQWTQAIQLYSLGIHSAGQSNAMLYGNRAAAYMKRKWDGDHYDALRDCLKALSLNPAHLKAHFRLARCLFELKYVAEALECLDDFKGKFPEQAHSSACSALDKDIKAALFSKNDSDEKKGSSSIRFHNFSRKESIPEDEIILRERSFDYKHRYCGHCNTTTDIKEANFFGSKGQYIVSGSDDGSFFIWEKETTNLVRVLQGDESIVNCLQPHPSYCFLATSGIDPVVRLWSPRPETDGENGRVVEDMEGASQANQRRMNADPLEVMLLNMGYRITGLSGGHDASDEDEDTTEGQVQCRTS; translated from the exons ATGAGTCAGAGGAACATCGCTGCCGACTTACTGAACAGACAAATccgg gagaaCAGGGCTCTGAGTTTTCAGAGACACTACCATGTGACTGACCCGCTTATAAAGCGACTCGGCCTGGAGGCGGAGCTACAG GGTCACTCGGGGTGTGTGAACTGTCTGGAATGGAACGAGAAAGGAGA tgtgTTAGCGTCAGGTTCTGATGATCAGCACGTGATGGTGTGGGATCCTCTCAGACACAGGAAGTTGCTGAGCATGCACACGGGTCACGCTGCTAACATCTTCTCCGTCAAG TTCCTGCCGCACTCTGGAGATCGGATCCTGGTGACCGGAGCTGCAGATACGAAGGTTCATGTTCACGACGTGACGGTGAAGGAGACGATCCACATGTTCTCCGATCACACTAACCGAGTGAAGCGCATCGCCACCGCCCCCATGTGGCCAAACACGTTCTGGAGCGCAGCCGAGGACGGGGtcatcag gcagtatGATCTGAGAGAGAGCAGTAAACGCTCGGACGTGTTAATCGATCTGACGGAATACTGCGGTCAGCTGGTGGAGGCCAAATGTCTCGCTGTCAACCCGCGGGATAATAACTACCTCGCCGTGGGAGCTAACGGCCCGTTCGTACGCCTCTACGACATCCGCATGATCCACAACCACAG GAAGTCTCTGAGTCAGAGTGCAGGAGTTCACACGTTCTGTGATAAACAGAAGCCCATCCCTGACGGAGCGGGTCAGTACTACGTTGCAG GTCACCTCCCGGTGAAGC CGGATTATAATAACAGGCTGCGCGTGTTGGTGGCCACCTACGTGACGTTCAGCCCTGACGGGACGGAGCTGCTGGTGAATATGGGCGGAGAGCAG gTGTACCTGTTTGATCTGACGTTTAAACAGAGACCGTACACCTTCCTGCTGCCCAAGAAGTGCCATTCCTCATCAG AGGTGCAGAATGGGAAAACCACAAATGGAGTGTCTAACGGACTCCATCTTCCTGCCAACTGTCTCAAACTCGCGAATAACAAACCCTCCAG tgagctGCCCCCCTACCTGGAGCGCATTAAGCAGCAGGCTAACGATGCGTTTGCGCGTCAGCAGTGGACTCAGGCCATCCAGCTGTACAGTCTGGGGATTCACTCAGCGGGACAGAGCAACGCCATGCTGTACGGGAACCGCGCCGCCGCCTACATGAAGCGCAAATG GGACGGGGATCATTACGACGCTCTGCGCGACTGTCTGAAGGCTCTGTCTCTAAACCCGGCTCACCTGAAGGCTCACTTCCGTCTGGCGCGCTGTCTGTTCGAGCTGAAGTACGTGGCCGAGGCTCTCGAGTGTCTGGATGACTTTAAAGGGAAGTTTCCGGAGCAGGCTCACAGCAGCGCCTGCAGCGCCCTCGACAAGGACATCAAAGCTGCTCTGTTCTCCAAAAACGACTCCG ACGAGAAGAAAGGGAGCAGCTCGATCCGCTTCCACAACTTCAGCCGTAAAGAGTCGATCCCCGAGGACGAGATCATCCTGAGAGAGCGCAGCTTCGACTACAAACACCGATACTGCGGCCACTGCAACACCACCACCGACATCAAAGAGGCCAACTTCTTCGGCAG taaagGACAGTACATTGTGAGCGGATCAGACGACGGCTCGTTCTTTATCTGGGAGAAGGAGACCACGAACCTGGTGCGAGTGCTGCAGGGTGATGAGTCCATAGTGAACTGCCTCCAGCCGCATCCCAGCTACTGTTTCCTAGCAACCAGCGGCATCGACCCCGTGGTGCGGCTCTGGAGCCCCCGACccgag acggACGGTGAGAACGGTCGCGTGGTGGAGGATATGGAGGGAGCGTCTCAGGCCAATCAGAGGAGGATGAACGCTGATCCTCTGGAGGTGATGCTGCTCAACATGGGCTATCGCATCACGGGTCTGAGCGGCGGCCATGACGCCTCCGACGAGGACGAGGACACCACGGAGGGTCAGGTGCAGTGCCGCACCAGCtag